The sequence below is a genomic window from Nitrospirae bacterium CG2_30_53_67.
GGACAGGTACACCCCTTCTCCAGTTCACGGAAGAACTGTTTGACGATCCTGTCCTCGAGGGAATGGAAGGAGATCACACAGAGGCGGCCTCCTGACTTGAGAATCTTCACGGCAGCCTCGATCCCTTTTCGCAGGGCATTCAACTCATCATTGACCGCGATCCGCAGGGCCTGGAAGGTCCGAGTGGCGGGATGGATCCTATATCGCCTTGCGCCGGGAAGGGCTTTTTCAATCAAGCCTGCAAGTTCTCTCGTGGTACGGATCGGACCTTTCTCTCTTGCCTTCAGGATGGCGCCTGCCACCGGCCGCCATCTCTTCTCTTCCCCGTATTCCACAAGGATCTTCCGAAGTTCATCGATCCCTGCGCCATTCACAAGATCATAGGCCGTAGGGACCGGCTCTTCAGGGTTCATCCGCATATCGAGCGGGCCGTCCAGCATAAAGCTGAACCCGCGCAAGGGAGTAGCAACCTGAATCATGGAAACTCCCAGGTCCATCAAAACACCGTCCACTGAATCGAATCCGGCCTCCCGTATGAGCCTGCAAAGATCTCGGAAATTCCCCTGCATGACCCGTACCCTGTTTCTGAAAGGGCTGAGCCTCTCCGAAGCCCGTGCAACGGCCTCGGGGTCCCGGTCGATTCCGATGACCATCCCATCCGGGGAGGATTTCTTGAGCATGATTTCGGCATGGCCGCCGTCCCCGAGGGTTGAGTCCACGTAGAGACCGCCCGGCCTGATATTCAGCATGGATAAAGACTCTTCCCGCATGACCGGTCTGTGTTTTTTCTGCATGTACCATAAACCTTCTTCTTCCCGTCATGGTTTAAACGGCGGTCTTCATCCGATAGGGCGGCGCGCCGAAAGGCATAATGCCCTGCTTGCAAACAGGGCCGCTTAATAGTTCTGAAGCCCGGCTGAGTTCACGGACGCCTTACCCAATCCCTTGAAGCTTTTGCCGTTGATGACCGCGACATCAAGGTCCTGAATCTGCTGGTCCTTCTGAATCTGCTGAATCCCGTTGCAGCAGCTTGTCACGTACTGAAAATCCTTGTATACGCCTACGATTTGAAAGATGTTCTTCAAATACCCGTTGACTCCCGTCAGGGCGAGCTCGCCGCCGGCCTCACGCTGCCGCTCGGCCGCCTGAGATAACCGCCTCAACCCCAGAAAGTTCACGTGATTGACGGCTCCCAAATCCAGAATGAAGAACGTGTACCCTTTGCCGCGGGAATGATCGATGATCCCGCAGATCTGTTCCATGTCGCTCACGTCGATATCACGGTCCAGCTTCAAGATCATGATCTTCACCTTCTGGTTCTTTAGAGTTGCCATGTTCTCCCCTCCCAACCCGGACAAGCCGGAACCTATTTTTTCTTTCAATTCTGGCAGAAATTTTATTTGGTTCTTCTCCCATTTAGTGGGTAAAAAGGGTTCGAGGATTCCAGGGTTCAAGGGGTCAAGTGAAATACTAAAACGCAAGCAAAATCTCCAGAGAAAAACACTGGAACCCTTGAACCCTCAGCCCCTTATGTTTTTAGCGCTTCACTTGACCCCTGGAATCCTTGACCCCTTGACCCCTGATGTCTTCACTCACTCTTTT
It includes:
- a CDS encoding 16S rRNA (cytosine(1402)-N(4))-methyltransferase, with the protein product MQKKHRPVMREESLSMLNIRPGGLYVDSTLGDGGHAEIMLKKSSPDGMVIGIDRDPEAVARASERLSPFRNRVRVMQGNFRDLCRLIREAGFDSVDGVLMDLGVSMIQVATPLRGFSFMLDGPLDMRMNPEEPVPTAYDLVNGAGIDELRKILVEYGEEKRWRPVAGAILKAREKGPIRTTRELAGLIEKALPGARRYRIHPATRTFQALRIAVNDELNALRKGIEAAVKILKSGGRLCVISFHSLEDRIVKQFFRELEKGCTCPPDMPVCACGKLPVLRRMTKKPLFPSPQEVKGNPWARSARLRAAEKIEGQP